A genome region from bacterium includes the following:
- the rplX gene encoding 50S ribosomal protein L24, which yields MNKVFIKKGDTVAILAGKDDGKQGKVLHVFPQKNRVMVEGINFVKRHTRKNPQKQQIGGVITRESSIPVSRVMFVCPNCNRPTRLGRLVRDDGSKVRVCKKCEEVVDKK from the coding sequence ATGAATAAAGTTTTTATTAAAAAAGGAGATACAGTCGCAATCCTTGCGGGTAAAGATGATGGGAAACAAGGGAAAGTGTTGCATGTGTTTCCGCAAAAGAATAGAGTAATGGTCGAAGGAATTAACTTCGTTAAACGACATACACGAAAAAATCCACAAAAACAACAAATAGGTGGAGTAATAACTCGCGAATCATCCATTCCTGTATCCAGGGTAATGTTTGTGTGCCCTAACTGTAATCGACCAACAAGATTAGGTAGATTAGTCAGGGATGATGGCTCAAAAGTCAGGGTATGTAAAAAATGTGAGGAAGTTGTTGATAAAAAGTAA
- the rplE gene encoding 50S ribosomal protein L5: protein MSRLKDIYKKEVIPILKEKFGYKNELAIPKLEKIVINMGVGDANTNPKALDSAMEILAIISGQQPVKKAARKSIAGFKLRAGMTVGCMVTLRRQRMYEFYDRLVNIALPRVRDFRGTPTNSFDGRGNYTLGVREQIIFPEVNYDKIERVRGMNISIVTTAKTDEEAKELLKALGMPFRK from the coding sequence ATGTCAAGATTAAAAGATATATATAAAAAAGAAGTAATTCCCATATTAAAGGAAAAATTTGGCTATAAAAATGAATTAGCTATCCCTAAATTAGAAAAGATTGTGATTAATATGGGTGTTGGAGATGCCAATACTAATCCCAAGGCATTAGACTCGGCTATGGAGATATTAGCCATAATCTCAGGACAACAACCAGTTAAAAAAGCCGCAAGAAAATCAATCGCAGGCTTTAAACTAAGAGCCGGCATGACAGTAGGATGTATGGTGACATTAAGACGACAAAGAATGTATGAATTTTATGATAGGTTAGTCAACATCGCTTTACCACGAGTTAGGGATTTTAGAGGAACACCAACTAATTCCTTTGATGGAAGAGGAAATTATACCCTCGGCGTTCGTGAACAAATTATCTTCCCTGAGGTAAATTATGATAAGATAGAAAGAGTGCGGGGGATGAATATTAGTATCGTTACAACAGCAAAAACAGATGAAGAGGCAAAAGAACTCCTGAAAGCTCTTGGAATGCCATTTAGAAAGTGA
- a CDS encoding type Z 30S ribosomal protein S14, producing the protein MARKAMIEKSKRIPKFKVRIHNRCLICGRPRGYLRKFGMCRICLRTLGREGKIPGLIKSSW; encoded by the coding sequence ATGGCCAGAAAGGCAATGATTGAAAAATCAAAAAGAATTCCTAAATTTAAAGTGCGAATCCACAATAGATGTCTAATATGTGGTAGGCCAAGAGGATATTTACGCAAATTTGGTATGTGCCGCATTTGCCTCAGAACATTAGGCAGAGAAGGTAAAATACCAGGTCTCATTAAATCCAGCTGGTAA
- the rpsH gene encoding 30S ribosomal protein S8, which produces MSMTDPVADMLTRIRNANYSGHEKVDIPASKLKTEIATVLKKEKFIKSYKFVEDHKQGIIRIYLKYGPKKERVLTDLKRISKPGRRIYVDKDNLPKVLAGTGIAIISTSKGVMTDNACKKLGVGGEILCYVW; this is translated from the coding sequence ATGAGTATGACAGACCCTGTTGCCGATATGTTAACCAGAATTCGTAACGCTAATTATTCTGGTCATGAAAAAGTTGATATTCCGGCATCAAAATTAAAAACTGAAATTGCTACTGTTCTCAAAAAGGAAAAATTCATTAAATCCTATAAATTTGTTGAAGACCATAAACAAGGCATTATTAGAATTTACTTAAAATATGGTCCCAAAAAAGAAAGAGTTTTAACTGATTTGAAAAGAATTAGTAAACCAGGACGACGAATCTATGTAGATAAAGACAATCTTCCAAAAGTATTAGCTGGCACAGGAATCGCTATTATCTCCACCTCAAAAGGAGTGATGACGGATAATGCGTGTAAAAAACTTGGGGTCGGCGGAGAAATCCTTTGCTATGTGTGGTAA
- the rplF gene encoding 50S ribosomal protein L6, whose translation MSRIGQAPINVPKDVKVNMDNGNITVQGPLGKLSWIFPATMTIEIKEDKLLVKSTIPDDKKEKALYGLTRSLIKNMVEGVKTGFEKTLLIEGVGYKAILEGKNVKLQIGFSHPVIITPPEGITFETPEATKIKVKGIDKQLVGEIAAQIRNIRTADVYKRKGIRYIDEHIKTKVGKTGLK comes from the coding sequence ATGTCACGAATAGGACAGGCACCAATAAATGTGCCTAAGGATGTAAAAGTTAATATGGATAACGGAAATATTACCGTCCAGGGACCTCTAGGTAAATTATCGTGGATATTTCCGGCGACAATGACCATAGAAATTAAGGAAGATAAACTTTTAGTTAAAAGCACCATTCCTGATGATAAAAAAGAAAAAGCCCTTTATGGATTAACACGAAGTTTAATTAAAAATATGGTTGAGGGAGTAAAAACAGGCTTTGAGAAAACTTTATTAATTGAAGGGGTAGGTTATAAGGCTATCCTTGAAGGTAAAAATGTAAAACTACAAATAGGCTTCTCTCATCCGGTAATCATTACTCCACCAGAAGGAATTACCTTTGAAACCCCTGAAGCTACTAAAATAAAGGTTAAAGGGATTGATAAACAATTGGTCGGTGAAATAGCCGCCCAAATTCGCAACATCCGCACCGCTGATGTCTATAAAAGAAAAGGAATTAGATATATTGACGAGCATATTAAGACGAAGGTGGGTAAGACAGGATTAAAATAA
- the rplR gene encoding 50S ribosomal protein L18, which translates to MNIKDKKELRLKRRHRTRRKIFGTYERPRLSVHRSLKHIYAQIINDEEGKTLACVSSAKKGFISDSMKKIDVAKKIGSLIAQLSIEKGIKKVVFDRGGYPYHGRIKALAEAAREGGLEV; encoded by the coding sequence ATGAATATAAAAGATAAAAAAGAGCTAAGATTAAAAAGAAGACATCGAACAAGAAGAAAGATATTTGGTACTTATGAAAGACCAAGACTTAGTGTCCATCGGAGTTTGAAACATATTTATGCCCAAATCATAAATGATGAAGAAGGAAAGACATTAGCCTGTGTTTCGAGTGCGAAAAAAGGTTTTATTTCAGATTCGATGAAAAAAATAGATGTGGCAAAAAAAATAGGTAGTTTGATTGCTCAACTTTCAATTGAGAAAGGAATTAAAAAGGTTGTTTTTGACCGCGGTGGTTATCCATACCACGGACGGATAAAGGCATTAGCCGAAGCCGCCAGGGAAGGGGGATTAGAGGTTTAA
- the rpsE gene encoding 30S ribosomal protein S5, which yields MNEKINLKEVDLTEKVITINRVAKVVKGGKRFGFTALVIVGDRQGHVGVGYGKANEVPQAVAKGIGLAKKNLLQIPLKGTTIPYPLIGHKGSGYVVLKPAAPGTGIIAGGPIRAVMEALGVQDILTKSLGNNNPLAVINATMNALKQTISLSARLDLRNTLPV from the coding sequence ATGAATGAAAAAATTAATCTAAAGGAAGTAGATTTAACAGAAAAGGTAATCACCATTAATCGAGTGGCAAAGGTAGTTAAAGGGGGCAAGAGATTCGGATTTACGGCATTAGTTATTGTTGGAGATAGACAGGGACATGTTGGGGTAGGCTATGGTAAGGCAAATGAAGTGCCACAAGCCGTGGCAAAAGGAATAGGATTAGCAAAGAAAAATTTGCTCCAGATTCCCTTAAAAGGAACAACTATCCCTTATCCTTTAATAGGCCATAAAGGCTCTGGATATGTCGTCTTAAAACCCGCCGCACCAGGAACAGGAATTATTGCCGGTGGACCTATTCGAGCGGTTATGGAGGCATTAGGCGTGCAGGATATTCTAACAAAATCACTTGGAAACAATAATCCACTTGCGGTTATTAATGCCACAATGAATGCTTTGAAACAAACAATATCTCTATCGGCAAGATTAGACCTTCGTAATACATTACCAGTATAA